AAATTTAATGTTAAAATTGTGTTAATTTTATAGTCCTCATCTAATACGCGACCTAATTATGCGAAAAAATCTACTCAGGCTTTTCGTCATGTTTTTGATGTTAAGCAGTCCTGTTTTCGCCCAGACTATCACTGGGACCGTCAAATCAGGAACAGACGGTACCACCTTGCCAGGTGTTTCTGTCTTGGTAAAAGGCACGACAAACGGTACTACGACAGATGCTTCCGGAAATTTTTCTATTGGGGCAACTTCTGGTAACACACTGGTATTTTCTTATATCGGCTACAAAACGATTGAATCGCCGGTTGGAAGCCAGACGGTACTTGACATTACCTTATTGGAAGATGCCAATCAGCTTGGTGAAGTAGTTGTTACGGCATTGGGTATTTCCAAAGAGCAGCGGGCAGTAGGTTATGCAACTGCGATCGTCAACAATGAAGCGCTGATCAAAACCGCGTCTCCTAACTTCGCGACTGCACTTTACGGAAAAGCACCGGGTGTGACGATCAACGCGACTCCGGGTGGCGCAACTTCCGGGGTAAGTATCAACATCCGCGGTTTCAGCTCGATTACCGGTAACACGCAGCCATTACTCGTATTGGATGGTATCCCCATTCGTAACGGCGAGTCAAGAAACGGCGATTACTGGGGCGACCAGCGTTTGCGCGGTAACGGTCTTCTGGATTTGAACCCTGCCGATATCGAAAACATTTCGGTATTGAAAGGTGCTTCTGCTGCTGCATTGTACGGTTCGGAAGCGGTAAACGGTGTTTTGCTTGTTACTACCAAAACGGGTAAAGGCAAAAAAGGGCTGGGCGTTGATTTCAATGCAAGCTACAATGTAGACAAGATTGCTTACCTGCCGCGCTACCAGAATGTACGCGGCCCTGGTTATCCTTTGAACTACAATAATGGTGGCCAGGATGCCGCCGGATTTATCTACTATGATACCGACGGTGACGGTACGAAAGAAACAAGAGGTTTACTTGGAGCAACTGTAAACTTTGGCCCTAAGTTCGATGGCCAGCCTGTAATGTCATGGGATGGAAAAATCAGACCTTATGTCGCTTCTAATAACAGCTATGCTGATTTGTTCGAGAATGCGAGCAGCTCCAATATCAACCTTTCTATCTCGAAAGCTACTGACAATGCGAATATCCGCTTTTCATTCACCCGCCAGGATAATGGAATGATCAGCTATGACGCCAAAAACAGCAAGAATATCGCTAACCTGACCGCCAGCTTCAACCTTAACAAAAAGTTGAGAACGGATTTGATGGTGAATTACGTAAATCAGAACACGTACAACAGACCATTTAAAGTGGATCGTATGATCAACAACTTTACAGGTATGATGGACCGTTTCGAATCAGCTGATTGGTACAATGAAAAATATCAGACTAGTCTGGGATACAAATTCGTAAATGGTGCGGGAACCCAAAGTTTGACTCCTGACGAAAATATTCGTTATAATGGATTCAAAGGCGATATCGCGGATTACGTTTGGAATACAAGAAAAAACAAGTCATATGAGTATAGTGACCGTGTAATTGCAAGTATTACGCAGCACTGGGACATCCTGGAGAGCCTGAAACTGAGAGGCCGTATCGCTACCGACTATACCAATGAAAGATTGGAAAGCCGTGGTTACAGCGCTGTTCCTCTTGCATTTGGTTACTCCGGTGATTTCGGGATGAACAACAACCTGTACAATAATGTATACGGTGATGTTCTTTTGACTTATACCAAAAAAATCGGTGAAGACGCTACATTTTCGGCATTGGGAGGTTATACAGCTAACAGAACGCTGAACACATTTGTGTCAAGATCTACCAACGGTGGGTTGAGCACTGAAAATTTCTTCGATGTTTCTGCAAGTGTGAACGTTGCAGGTGGGAAGGAAACAAGAAGCAGATACCTGAGAGACGCTTACATGGGTACTGTTAACTTCGATTACAAAAACTTCCTGTTTGTGGAAGGTACTATCCGCAGAGACCGTACTTCTACTTTGGCAAAAGGGAACAATGCATTCGTTTATCCTTCTGTGAATGCCAGCTTTGTATTTACTGATGCGCTTTCAATGCCTTCCTTCCTAAGCTATGGTAAACTGAGAGGCTCATTCGGGGTTGTGGGTAATTATCCTGAGATCTATCGTGCAAACGTGGCATTCAATCAGGGTAATCTGGGTATTCAGGAAAAAGGCGGCGCGTCGGTTCTATATACTTACATGACTGATGAGCGTGGCAACGACCTGATCCGTCCTGAGCAAAAACGTGAATTCGAATTTGGTTTGGAAACGAAATTGTTCAAAAACCGCATTGGTCTAGATATCGCATACTACAACGCACAGATCGTCGACCAGATTCTTCCCCTTAATATTGCAACGACGACAGGTTCAAGAACAATTCTGACCAACATCGGAACATTGAGGAACCAGGGTGTGGAAGTTGCTTTCAATGTAAGCCCGGTTAGAGCTACTAATCTAAGCGGTTTCAACTGGGACCTGACCTTAAACCTGGCAAGAAACATCAATAAAGTAGAGAAGCTTGCAAATAACTCGAAAGAATTGCTGCACGCTGATTATGATGGAAACGCTGCTCAGGTACGATCGATCGTGGGTCAGCCGATGGGAGATATTTACGCGCATGGTATTTTGAAAAATGCGAAAGGACAGAATGTTGTCGGACCAAACGGTTTGTACCAGTTGGACGGAGTTAACTGGATCAAAGTAGGTAATGCAATGCCTAAGCTAACCGGTGGTCTTATCAACGCTTTCAGCTACAAAAACTTCACGCTTGATGCCGTTGTGGATTTCAGAATTGGAGGTCACATCATGCCGACCGGTATCAACTGGATGACTTCCAGAGGTTTGACTGAAGAAAGCCTTAACAATATGGATAAAGAGCGTGGCGGCTTGTCATACTATGTTGATGCAAATGGAAAAGGCGTTCAGACTTCCGAATCAGCCGGACCAACAGGTCAGCCGGTTTATCATGACGGTATGCTGATGGAAGGTGTAACAGCAGCTGGTGAAGTGAATACAAACGTGGTTTCTCAGGCGACATACTATAACGCAACTTACAACTGGGGTGGTCCTCAGTACGGGAATTCGCGTTACGAGCTGTTTATCCAGGAAAACACCTATTTTAAAATGCGTGAGCTCTCACTTGCTTATCGCCTTCCTTCCAACATCGGAAGAAAGCTGGGTGCTCAGAATATTTCGCTGTCGGTTTTCGGACGTAACCTGTTCTTCCTTTACAGAACTGTAAAAGACCTGGATGCAGAGCAAACCAACATCAGTACCAGGTGGTATGAGAACATCAGCAATGCGGGTAGCAATCCTTCTTTCCGTACTATGGGTGTTATGCTGAGAGCCAGCTTCTAATTTTAAAATGATCATGACAATGAAACAGATATCATCATTCATATTGGCGGGACTAATGCTGGTGGCAGTGTCCTGCAAAGAAACCGAGTTTACTGAAAGGTACCCGGACCCTGCAAAAATTGCTGAGACATCCGTGGAAAAGCAGTATACAGGTATTATGTATAGAAACCGGGAATGGGTATTGCCGGGATACGGAAATTACTTTGTAACGTTACGCACGTCCATTAACCGTTACACACAGGCGGTTGGGTGGCCTTTTGAATCTGGAAATTATGTTCCTGGTTCGGCCGGAGCGCAGGATCTTTGGTTTAATTACTACCACACATTATCGCAGTTTCGCGAAATGGAGCGGGTATACGCAACCAGGCCAGCGGCGGAGCAAACAGACAAGCGGATCTTCCTGGTCACTGCAAAGATTTATCTGTATGACTATACGCAGCGCCTTGTAGATATCTTCGGTGCAATACCTTTTACTGAGGCTGGAATGCTTAGCGCTAACAATGGTGACTATGCTGTATCCAATGCGAAGTTTGATAGCGCCGAATCCATCTATACACTGATGCTGGACGATCTTAAAGCAATAGCGACGGAGTTAAATACCATTCCCGCAAATCCAGGCTTTAAGAACTATCAACAAGCATTCAAAACGGCTGATATAGTAAACAAAGGAAGTGTTGATCTGTGGAAACGCTACTGCAACTCACTTCGCCTGCGTATGCTAAGCCGTGTGTCTGGTGCTCCTGATTTCAAAGCAAGAGCTACTGCCGAGATGAATGAAATTCTGACGAACACAGCCAATTTCCCAATTGTTGAAACCAACGAGCAAAATATCCAGATGAATGTCTATGACGTCAACACGGATGTCAATTCAAAAGGATTTAAGGATGGTATTGCCTCTGGCGGCGGAGATTGGTTTGGAAATACTGCCGGTAAAAAGATCATCGACCACATGAATACCAATGCAGATCCACGTTTGCCGATCATTTTCGAGCCTGGCCAAAAAGCGAAGGGAGTATATGCAGGTATTGACCCGCTTGCTACCAATGCGATGCAATTCACAATGTATCAGGATGGACTGGTGTCGATCTACAACCGCTATACATTGAGCCACAACCAGTTTTTCCCAGGTGTGATCATCAATGCAGCCCAGGTGAACCTGATCAAAGCAGAGTACTATCTGAACACTGGAAATGACGCTTTGGCAAAAACGGCTTATGAGGCCGCCATTTCACAATCCGTCAAATTCTACAACGGCATACTTGCAATCACCAATGCAACCGGCATTTCCGACGCGACTATTCCTAGCCCTGCAACTGATGCTTCGATAACTGCATACATCGCAGGAAAAGGTGTAAACTGGACTGCTGCTGGCACTCCCG
This Dyadobacter sp. UC 10 DNA region includes the following protein-coding sequences:
- a CDS encoding SusD/RagB family nutrient-binding outer membrane lipoprotein; the protein is MKQISSFILAGLMLVAVSCKETEFTERYPDPAKIAETSVEKQYTGIMYRNREWVLPGYGNYFVTLRTSINRYTQAVGWPFESGNYVPGSAGAQDLWFNYYHTLSQFREMERVYATRPAAEQTDKRIFLVTAKIYLYDYTQRLVDIFGAIPFTEAGMLSANNGDYAVSNAKFDSAESIYTLMLDDLKAIATELNTIPANPGFKNYQQAFKTADIVNKGSVDLWKRYCNSLRLRMLSRVSGAPDFKARATAEMNEILTNTANFPIVETNEQNIQMNVYDVNTDVNSKGFKDGIASGGGDWFGNTAGKKIIDHMNTNADPRLPIIFEPGQKAKGVYAGIDPLATNAMQFTMYQDGLVSIYNRYTLSHNQFFPGVIINAAQVNLIKAEYYLNTGNDALAKTAYEAAISQSVKFYNGILAITNATGISDATIPSPATDASITAYIAGKGVNWTAAGTPAAKLSLIATQKWLHFNLVQAYENWAEVRRMDVPTLQFQTDNANNQTLPPVRWTYPGHEATYNPENYASVRDTDKLTQRIFWDVK
- a CDS encoding SusC/RagA family TonB-linked outer membrane protein produces the protein MRKNLLRLFVMFLMLSSPVFAQTITGTVKSGTDGTTLPGVSVLVKGTTNGTTTDASGNFSIGATSGNTLVFSYIGYKTIESPVGSQTVLDITLLEDANQLGEVVVTALGISKEQRAVGYATAIVNNEALIKTASPNFATALYGKAPGVTINATPGGATSGVSINIRGFSSITGNTQPLLVLDGIPIRNGESRNGDYWGDQRLRGNGLLDLNPADIENISVLKGASAAALYGSEAVNGVLLVTTKTGKGKKGLGVDFNASYNVDKIAYLPRYQNVRGPGYPLNYNNGGQDAAGFIYYDTDGDGTKETRGLLGATVNFGPKFDGQPVMSWDGKIRPYVASNNSYADLFENASSSNINLSISKATDNANIRFSFTRQDNGMISYDAKNSKNIANLTASFNLNKKLRTDLMVNYVNQNTYNRPFKVDRMINNFTGMMDRFESADWYNEKYQTSLGYKFVNGAGTQSLTPDENIRYNGFKGDIADYVWNTRKNKSYEYSDRVIASITQHWDILESLKLRGRIATDYTNERLESRGYSAVPLAFGYSGDFGMNNNLYNNVYGDVLLTYTKKIGEDATFSALGGYTANRTLNTFVSRSTNGGLSTENFFDVSASVNVAGGKETRSRYLRDAYMGTVNFDYKNFLFVEGTIRRDRTSTLAKGNNAFVYPSVNASFVFTDALSMPSFLSYGKLRGSFGVVGNYPEIYRANVAFNQGNLGIQEKGGASVLYTYMTDERGNDLIRPEQKREFEFGLETKLFKNRIGLDIAYYNAQIVDQILPLNIATTTGSRTILTNIGTLRNQGVEVAFNVSPVRATNLSGFNWDLTLNLARNINKVEKLANNSKELLHADYDGNAAQVRSIVGQPMGDIYAHGILKNAKGQNVVGPNGLYQLDGVNWIKVGNAMPKLTGGLINAFSYKNFTLDAVVDFRIGGHIMPTGINWMTSRGLTEESLNNMDKERGGLSYYVDANGKGVQTSESAGPTGQPVYHDGMLMEGVTAAGEVNTNVVSQATYYNATYNWGGPQYGNSRYELFIQENTYFKMRELSLAYRLPSNIGRKLGAQNISLSVFGRNLFFLYRTVKDLDAEQTNISTRWYENISNAGSNPSFRTMGVMLRASF